Proteins encoded within one genomic window of Chitinophaga parva:
- a CDS encoding SusC/RagA family TonB-linked outer membrane protein gives MQTFPIGFLRNLSLLSFFLACLLGHSAFAQQASTISGVVTSQDDGTAIPGATVIIKNTSQGTITDANGKYTIHAAKGATLVFKAVGYVTKEIPVNAPVMNVVIATTASNLNEIVVIGYGTVKKKDLTGAIANIKGADIAAQGQSDLTKTLQGKLPGVTIESAGGNPGAGTRILIRGVGTLGNAAPLYLVDGVPVANINNLSQADIQSIDVLKDASAAAIYGSRAANGVVLVTTKSGRNGKVAIAFNANYGVQHIAHEVSVLNAQQWATVSNAAHDAAGLPRLDIAANPAQLGKGTDWQDAIYKTAPIQQYDMTVSGGNANSNYSFSGGYTNQQGIVDVTGYKRYNLRVKSETKKGPLKIGETVLLTQEKTINMPGGWGGQGGDPVGSAAKMIPVFQIYDSTAIGGFAGAYGPVVNVANPVAQLYLESIDRVASNVLANAYAELSITPDLTYKLNFGYTSTFGTGTDYTRRYNVGTLFTHPTNDLGVSKDQTDLLLVENTLNYSKTVGKHSIQALAGYTYQKNNYTYLYSARTDLPDGIKNIDAGAGISTTGGNSTQSRLASLLGRVIYAYDNRYLLTASIRRDGSSRFGSANRYGDFPSIALGWNISNEKFYQALSNPVVSTLKLRASYGVLGNQEIGDYQYSAAIASNINYVTGAAQQKWFGSIQTAFADPNIKWESTKTSNIGFDAGFLKDKLNVTADYFVKTTDDVLLNVPIPGSAGSVSNPVVNAGKLRNSGFEVGASYADHAGKFNYNVYGTFSLVRNKVLELGTGSQQIFGGQPTHHGASSTLTEAGGPITGFYLIKALGIFQSQEEVNAYNKSGQLIQPNAAPGDIKFYDKNGDGQINDQDKVYMGSPFPSFEYGLGFNLSYAHFDLNAYFQGTHGNKIYNGLRQDLESMSLEFNYAASTMHAWTPQNHGTTVPRAVINDPNFNDRTSSRFLENGSYLRMRTLQIGYTFTDLVKKRWNDGSLRAYVSADNLFTITKYTGFNPDLGRTGSIFDRGVDFGHVAYPLARTISVGVQIGL, from the coding sequence ATGCAAACGTTTCCCATTGGATTTTTAAGAAATCTATCGCTGTTGTCTTTTTTCCTGGCCTGCCTGCTGGGTCATAGTGCATTTGCACAACAGGCAAGTACTATTTCGGGCGTTGTTACATCGCAGGATGATGGCACCGCTATCCCGGGGGCTACTGTTATTATCAAAAATACTTCACAGGGTACCATTACGGATGCGAATGGAAAATATACCATCCATGCCGCCAAGGGAGCCACGTTGGTCTTCAAAGCAGTGGGGTATGTAACCAAAGAAATTCCGGTTAACGCGCCAGTGATGAACGTGGTAATAGCCACTACCGCCAGTAACCTGAACGAAATAGTGGTGATCGGGTATGGCACGGTTAAAAAGAAAGATCTAACCGGTGCCATTGCCAACATCAAAGGTGCTGACATTGCAGCCCAGGGGCAAAGTGATCTTACAAAAACACTGCAGGGGAAGCTGCCCGGCGTTACCATTGAATCTGCCGGTGGCAATCCCGGTGCAGGCACCAGGATCCTGATCAGGGGCGTTGGTACCCTTGGCAACGCAGCGCCGCTGTACCTGGTGGATGGCGTACCGGTGGCCAACATTAATAACCTGAGCCAGGCAGATATTCAATCCATAGATGTGCTGAAAGATGCTTCTGCTGCGGCTATCTACGGTTCCCGTGCGGCAAATGGCGTGGTGCTGGTAACTACAAAATCCGGCAGGAACGGAAAGGTAGCCATCGCGTTTAACGCCAATTATGGCGTGCAGCACATTGCGCACGAGGTGTCTGTTTTAAACGCACAGCAATGGGCCACCGTAAGCAATGCAGCGCATGACGCAGCAGGGCTGCCCAGGCTGGATATTGCCGCTAACCCGGCCCAGTTAGGCAAGGGTACAGACTGGCAGGATGCCATTTACAAAACCGCGCCCATCCAGCAATATGATATGACTGTGAGTGGTGGCAATGCCAATAGCAACTACAGCTTTTCCGGCGGTTATACAAACCAGCAGGGCATTGTAGACGTTACCGGCTACAAGCGCTACAACCTCCGCGTAAAATCTGAAACGAAAAAAGGGCCTTTGAAGATCGGTGAAACGGTACTCCTGACGCAGGAAAAAACGATCAACATGCCCGGTGGCTGGGGTGGCCAGGGCGGCGACCCGGTGGGATCTGCGGCTAAGATGATCCCCGTTTTCCAGATCTATGATTCCACCGCTATTGGCGGCTTTGCCGGTGCCTACGGCCCGGTAGTGAATGTGGCCAACCCCGTAGCACAGTTATACCTGGAAAGCATTGACCGGGTGGCCAGTAACGTGCTGGCCAATGCCTATGCAGAACTGTCCATCACACCCGATCTTACTTACAAACTGAACTTTGGTTACACCAGCACATTTGGAACCGGTACGGATTATACGCGGAGATATAATGTGGGCACATTATTTACGCATCCCACAAACGACCTGGGCGTCAGCAAAGACCAGACAGACCTGCTGCTAGTGGAAAATACACTGAACTATAGCAAAACCGTTGGAAAACACAGCATCCAGGCGCTGGCTGGTTACACTTACCAGAAAAACAATTACACCTATTTGTATTCCGCGCGTACAGATCTGCCGGACGGTATTAAAAACATTGACGCAGGCGCAGGCATCTCCACCACCGGTGGCAATAGCACCCAAAGCAGGCTGGCTTCTTTACTGGGCCGCGTGATCTATGCATACGATAACCGGTATTTACTGACGGCAAGTATCCGCCGCGATGGCTCTTCCAGGTTTGGCAGTGCAAACCGGTATGGTGATTTCCCTTCCATTGCATTGGGCTGGAATATTTCCAACGAAAAGTTTTACCAGGCACTATCCAACCCCGTGGTCTCGACCTTAAAGCTCCGGGCAAGCTACGGTGTGCTGGGCAACCAGGAGATCGGGGACTACCAGTACAGCGCTGCCATTGCGTCTAATATCAACTATGTTACCGGTGCTGCGCAACAAAAATGGTTTGGTTCTATTCAAACTGCCTTTGCAGATCCGAACATCAAATGGGAGAGCACCAAAACCAGCAATATCGGTTTTGATGCAGGCTTCCTGAAAGACAAGCTGAATGTTACGGCCGACTACTTTGTGAAAACCACGGACGATGTATTATTGAATGTGCCCATCCCCGGCTCCGCGGGCTCCGTGTCTAATCCTGTTGTAAATGCCGGGAAGCTCAGGAACAGCGGCTTTGAAGTGGGCGCCAGCTATGCAGATCATGCAGGTAAATTCAACTACAATGTTTACGGAACCTTTAGCCTGGTCAGAAATAAAGTGCTGGAACTGGGTACCGGCTCCCAGCAGATCTTCGGCGGGCAACCTACACACCACGGCGCTTCCAGCACGCTGACGGAAGCCGGTGGCCCCATTACCGGCTTTTACCTGATCAAGGCGCTCGGCATTTTCCAGTCGCAGGAGGAAGTAAATGCGTATAACAAATCCGGCCAGTTGATCCAACCCAATGCTGCTCCCGGTGATATAAAATTCTACGATAAAAATGGCGATGGCCAGATCAATGACCAGGACAAAGTGTATATGGGCAGCCCTTTCCCTTCATTTGAATATGGCCTGGGCTTCAATTTGTCTTACGCACATTTTGATCTCAATGCTTATTTCCAGGGCACGCATGGCAATAAGATCTACAACGGTTTGCGCCAGGACCTGGAAAGTATGAGCCTGGAGTTTAACTATGCAGCATCCACCATGCATGCCTGGACGCCGCAAAACCACGGTACCACGGTGCCCCGTGCGGTGATCAATGACCCCAATTTCAATGACCGGACGTCCTCCAGGTTCCTGGAAAACGGATCTTACCTGAGAATGAGAACCCTGCAGATAGGGTACACTTTCACAGACCTGGTAAAGAAACGCTGGAACGACGGCTCCTTAAGAGCCTATGTAAGCGCAGACAACCTGTTTACAATTACCAAGTACACCGGGTTCAATCCCGACCTGGGTAGAACAGGAAGCATTTTTGACCGGGGGGTTGACTTTGGCCACGTGGCCTACCCGCTTGCAAGAACCATTTCTGTAGGTGTTCAAATCGGATTGTAA
- a CDS encoding sugar-binding domain-containing protein, which produces MLKLPALLLAILCLPTTFNKLSAQDLPGDRINLAGDWNFQVDSLDKGITEAWFNKPLSGHIKLPGSMTTNNLGNNIDVHTPWTATLSDSSWYTQPRYAKYRVPSNLKIPFWLQPVKYYKGPAWYQKEINVPPSWHGSDLELFIERSHWETAVWIDSHFAGKANSLGTPDVFHLGNTISPGRHLLTVRVDNRVTDINVGPNSHSISDHTQGNWNGMTGQLLLTRKHAAYLDDVQVFPDIYKRQVALHAALKKSSLHGSKLRLTMELYDNEGRKRPLPATSIPVADTANDLSIALPIGEHMKLWDEFHPALYQLKLTLLENGQVLDKKELKFGMRKFASKGTQFTINDRLTFLRGTLDCAAYPLTGYPPVDVKSWRDVFKQCKSYGLNHIRFHSWCPPEAAFEAADQLGLYLQIECSSWANQGAVIGDGTPLDSFIYAESRRIVQAFGNHPSFCMMAYGNEPAGKNHVDYLRKFVMYWQHQDPRRLYTTGSGWPVIKESDYNSTPDPRIQRWGEGLKSIINSHEPSTDYDWEAIIRNNPQPTIGHEIGQWCVYPDFSEIAKYTGVLKAHNFEIFRDVLAEHGMGPLARDFLHASGKLQVLCYKADIEAALRTKGFAGFQLLGLNDFPGQGTALVGVVNTFWQDKGYITGNEYARFCGPMVPLLRLPKMIYRNDETIHGTVEMAQYGPGKLTGITPSWKIRNKDGQVLFSGNLETQDIPNGQIALGAFSQPLATITEPARLTVQVNVAGHENEWDIFVYPSRLPQVNNDVIVTSKMDQSILDQLQAGKKVLLSIKKGTLKPEFGGGIAIGFSSIFWNTAWTNQQPPVSLGILCDPSHPALKYFPTQNHSNWQWFDGMTHSNAIELDKLNPGLVPIVRVIDDWVTARPLGLVFECKVGKGRLLVSGIDLTGNLDNRPAAVQLKYSLLQYMSGNNFKPSTAVPAEKLTALCNW; this is translated from the coding sequence ATGCTGAAGTTACCCGCCCTCCTGTTAGCAATTTTGTGCCTGCCCACAACCTTCAACAAGCTGTCAGCACAGGATCTACCCGGAGACCGCATTAACCTGGCGGGAGACTGGAACTTCCAGGTAGATTCCCTGGATAAAGGCATAACGGAGGCCTGGTTCAACAAACCCCTGTCCGGCCATATTAAACTGCCCGGTTCCATGACCACCAATAACCTGGGCAATAACATAGACGTACACACACCATGGACCGCCACCCTTTCAGATTCCAGCTGGTACACGCAGCCCCGGTATGCAAAGTATAGAGTGCCTTCCAACCTGAAGATCCCTTTCTGGCTGCAACCAGTTAAATACTACAAAGGGCCTGCATGGTACCAAAAAGAAATAAACGTCCCACCATCCTGGCATGGAAGCGATCTTGAATTATTCATCGAGCGAAGCCATTGGGAAACCGCTGTCTGGATCGATTCACACTTTGCAGGCAAGGCAAACAGCCTTGGTACGCCGGATGTGTTCCACCTGGGCAACACCATCTCCCCGGGACGCCATCTTCTCACTGTGAGGGTAGACAACCGGGTGACTGACATCAATGTAGGCCCTAACTCACACAGCATCTCTGACCACACCCAAGGTAACTGGAATGGCATGACCGGCCAGCTCCTTTTAACACGCAAACACGCTGCATATCTTGACGACGTACAGGTATTCCCGGACATCTACAAACGCCAGGTTGCCCTCCATGCTGCGTTGAAGAAAAGCAGCCTTCATGGGAGCAAGCTGCGGCTCACGATGGAACTGTACGATAATGAAGGTCGTAAACGGCCGCTTCCCGCAACGTCCATACCCGTGGCAGATACAGCCAACGATCTTTCCATTGCACTTCCCATCGGGGAGCACATGAAACTATGGGATGAATTTCACCCCGCCCTGTATCAATTGAAACTAACGCTGCTGGAAAACGGGCAGGTGCTGGACAAAAAAGAACTGAAGTTCGGCATGCGGAAGTTTGCCAGCAAAGGCACGCAATTCACGATCAATGACCGCCTCACATTTTTACGCGGTACGTTGGATTGTGCTGCGTATCCATTAACCGGTTATCCACCCGTTGACGTAAAATCCTGGCGGGATGTTTTTAAACAATGCAAATCTTATGGCCTTAATCATATCCGGTTTCACTCCTGGTGCCCTCCCGAAGCGGCGTTTGAAGCAGCAGACCAGTTAGGGCTTTACCTGCAGATTGAATGCAGCAGCTGGGCAAACCAGGGCGCTGTTATTGGCGACGGGACACCCCTCGATTCCTTCATTTATGCGGAAAGCAGGCGGATCGTGCAGGCCTTTGGCAATCACCCGTCATTTTGTATGATGGCCTATGGCAACGAGCCGGCTGGCAAAAACCATGTAGACTATCTCCGCAAATTCGTCATGTATTGGCAGCACCAGGATCCGCGCAGGTTATACACCACGGGCTCCGGATGGCCGGTAATTAAAGAAAGCGATTATAACAGCACCCCGGATCCCCGGATACAACGCTGGGGGGAGGGCTTAAAAAGTATCATCAACAGCCACGAACCAAGTACCGATTATGACTGGGAAGCCATTATCCGCAATAATCCCCAACCCACGATAGGCCACGAGATCGGCCAATGGTGCGTTTACCCCGATTTCAGCGAGATCGCAAAATATACCGGGGTATTAAAGGCACACAATTTTGAAATTTTCAGGGATGTCCTGGCGGAACATGGAATGGGACCACTGGCCCGCGACTTCCTGCATGCATCGGGTAAATTACAGGTGCTTTGTTATAAGGCTGATATCGAAGCTGCGCTGAGAACAAAAGGATTTGCAGGATTCCAGTTACTGGGCTTAAATGATTTTCCGGGCCAGGGCACGGCGCTGGTAGGCGTAGTGAACACCTTCTGGCAGGATAAAGGCTACATCACCGGCAATGAATACGCCCGGTTCTGCGGGCCCATGGTGCCACTGCTCCGGCTGCCTAAAATGATCTACAGGAATGACGAAACCATCCACGGAACGGTGGAAATGGCGCAATACGGACCAGGAAAATTAACCGGCATAACCCCCTCCTGGAAAATACGCAATAAAGATGGCCAGGTGTTGTTTTCCGGCAACCTGGAAACGCAGGACATTCCCAATGGCCAGATAGCCCTCGGCGCTTTCTCCCAGCCACTGGCCACCATCACGGAGCCTGCCCGGCTCACCGTACAGGTAAATGTAGCCGGTCATGAAAATGAGTGGGACATCTTCGTTTATCCGTCTCGGTTACCACAGGTGAATAATGATGTGATCGTAACTTCAAAGATGGATCAAAGCATCCTTGACCAGCTGCAGGCCGGCAAAAAAGTTTTGTTGTCAATAAAGAAGGGGACGCTGAAACCGGAATTCGGCGGCGGTATTGCCATCGGCTTCTCCAGCATTTTCTGGAACACGGCCTGGACCAATCAACAGCCGCCGGTATCGCTGGGCATACTTTGTGATCCGTCCCATCCCGCATTAAAATACTTCCCCACCCAAAATCATAGCAACTGGCAATGGTTTGATGGCATGACGCATTCCAATGCCATCGAATTAGATAAGCTAAACCCGGGCCTGGTACCAATAGTAAGGGTGATTGACGACTGGGTAACCGCCAGACCCCTGGGACTGGTCTTTGAATGCAAGGTGGGTAAAGGACGCCTGCTGGTTTCCGGTATTGATCTAACCGGTAATCTCGATAACAGGCCCGCGGCCGTGCAATTAAAATACAGCCTGCTGCAATATATGTCCGGAAACAATTTCAAGCCCTCAACAGCAGTTCCCGCAGAAAAACTAACGGCGCTGTGCAACTGGTGA
- a CDS encoding HAD family hydrolase, producing MQGIKNIIFDLGGIILNIDYQRTIQAFHDLGFTNFQNLYSQFQMADLFDQFETGKVTPDQFLDALQAQAPENVTREQLKSAWNALLLDFPLARLQLLQQLRNHYNLYLLSNTNALHHEAFTQKLQETRGLPSLGLFFDKAYFSHEIGLRKPFAEAYQLVLDAHGLRPEETLFIDDSLPNITGAEAVGIRTLHLPGPKTILEVFRPQS from the coding sequence ATGCAAGGCATCAAAAACATCATCTTCGATCTCGGTGGCATCATCCTCAACATCGACTACCAGCGTACCATCCAGGCTTTTCACGACCTGGGGTTCACCAACTTCCAAAACCTGTATTCCCAGTTCCAGATGGCCGACCTGTTCGACCAGTTTGAAACCGGGAAGGTTACGCCAGACCAGTTCCTGGATGCCCTCCAGGCGCAGGCACCGGAAAACGTGACCCGGGAGCAGTTAAAATCCGCCTGGAACGCGCTTCTGCTGGACTTTCCCCTGGCCCGCCTGCAGCTGTTGCAGCAATTGCGCAACCACTATAACCTCTACCTGCTCAGTAATACCAATGCCCTGCACCACGAGGCTTTCACGCAAAAACTACAGGAAACCCGCGGCCTGCCTTCACTGGGCTTGTTTTTCGACAAAGCCTATTTTTCCCATGAGATAGGCCTGCGCAAACCTTTTGCGGAAGCCTACCAGCTGGTGCTGGATGCACATGGCCTGCGGCCGGAAGAAACCTTGTTCATTGATGATTCCCTGCCCAATATCACCGGGGCGGAGGCGGTGGGTATACGCACCCTGCATTTGCCGGGGCCAAAGACGATCCTGGAAGTTTTCAGGCCGCAATCGTGA
- a CDS encoding DUF4834 family protein, translated as MLEGLFKDLFIVFIGYLLYKFVFNFVVPLFRTTRQVRRQMQDFQQAMQEQARQQQQAQQQMYNNMQQQQANAGQPKRPIEGDYIDFEEVK; from the coding sequence ATGTTAGAAGGTTTATTCAAGGATCTGTTCATCGTTTTCATAGGATATCTGCTTTACAAGTTTGTATTCAACTTCGTGGTGCCCCTGTTCCGGACCACCCGCCAGGTGCGCCGCCAGATGCAGGACTTCCAGCAGGCCATGCAGGAACAGGCACGCCAGCAACAACAAGCGCAGCAGCAGATGTATAACAACATGCAACAGCAGCAAGCCAATGCCGGGCAGCCCAAACGCCCCATTGAAGGAGATTACATTGATTTTGAAGAAGTAAAGTAA
- a CDS encoding TM2 domain-containing protein, whose amino-acid sequence MTNPLFLSLPNIEAEELLWLEQLTANAAPNMVQQFAALYSSRRQDPQLILILACLGFVGVSGIHRFVLKQVGMGILYFFTGGLCLIGTIVDLVNYRKLAWEFNKKEAIEVATLVGIR is encoded by the coding sequence ATGACCAATCCCCTCTTTTTAAGCCTTCCCAATATTGAGGCAGAAGAATTGCTGTGGCTGGAGCAACTGACCGCCAACGCAGCCCCCAACATGGTACAGCAATTTGCCGCCCTTTACTCCAGCCGCCGCCAGGACCCGCAACTGATCCTGATCCTGGCCTGCCTGGGTTTTGTAGGGGTAAGCGGCATACACCGCTTTGTGCTCAAACAGGTGGGCATGGGCATCCTCTATTTCTTCACCGGGGGCCTGTGCCTCATTGGCACCATCGTGGACCTGGTAAATTACCGCAAGCTGGCTTGGGAGTTCAACAAGAAAGAAGCGATCGAAGTGGCCACCCTGGTAGGCATCCGCTAG
- a CDS encoding DUF2752 domain-containing protein, translating to MQPATIQRLRQINPELIIWPLALILLAVMPPAHPYPSICPLRWLGISWCPGCGLGRSVSYLLHGDFRASWASHKLGGPAFLILLHRTFSLALKTIKPSI from the coding sequence ATGCAACCCGCCACCATACAGCGTTTGCGACAAATAAACCCGGAACTGATCATCTGGCCACTGGCCCTTATCCTGCTGGCGGTGATGCCACCCGCACATCCCTATCCCAGCATATGCCCCCTGCGCTGGCTCGGAATATCCTGGTGCCCCGGCTGCGGCCTGGGAAGATCCGTGAGTTATCTGCTGCATGGCGATTTCCGGGCGTCCTGGGCCAGCCATAAACTAGGCGGGCCGGCATTCCTGATCTTACTGCACCGCACTTTCTCCCTTGCCCTTAAAACCATCAAACCAAGTATATGA
- a CDS encoding LSm family protein, whose amino-acid sequence MANEQMIESIRSLAEGLLAETPEFFLVEVKIKPTNNIKLFIDGDLGVPIDKLIKFNRALYPLLETSGLFPADDFSLEVSSPGLDEPLKLHRQYTKNIGRKVEVTFLDGSVKEGSLLAVREDQIDIEELVGKKKEKHLVTIPFTEIKHTKVCIVF is encoded by the coding sequence ATGGCAAACGAACAGATGATAGAAAGCATCCGCTCACTGGCGGAGGGACTGCTGGCCGAAACCCCGGAGTTTTTCCTAGTGGAGGTCAAAATAAAGCCTACCAACAATATCAAGCTCTTTATAGACGGCGACCTGGGAGTGCCTATCGATAAGTTGATCAAATTCAACCGAGCCCTGTATCCATTATTGGAAACCTCCGGTCTTTTCCCGGCCGACGATTTCTCTCTGGAGGTGTCCAGTCCCGGTCTGGATGAGCCGTTAAAACTGCACCGTCAATACACCAAAAACATTGGTCGCAAAGTAGAAGTAACTTTCCTGGACGGTAGCGTTAAGGAAGGCAGCCTGCTGGCGGTACGGGAAGACCAGATCGATATCGAAGAGCTGGTGGGCAAGAAAAAGGAAAAGCATTTAGTTACGATACCATTTACTGAAATCAAGCACACCAAAGTGTGCATTGTGTTTTAA
- the nusA gene encoding transcription termination factor NusA, with amino-acid sequence MASINLIESFAEFKEAENIDRPTLMKVLEDVFKTLLRKKYGSDENFDVIVNTEKGDLEILRRRTIVTDGEVEDDNAQIAYSEAIKIEPDYQIGEDLYEEVEIQDFGRRAILAAKQTLSARIGDLKKNILVKKYADKEGEIITGEVYQVWKKEVLLLDDEGNELILPKAEQIPTDYFKKGENIKAVVKKVELRNNAPLILLSRTSPLFLAKLLEIEVPEIFDGLIVIKKIVREPGERAKVAVESYDDRIDPVGACVGMKGSRIHGIVRELRNENIDIINYTANIQLLIQRALTPARISRMDIDQERKYASVFLMPDQVSLAIGKKGVNIKLACELTGFEIDVFREEEQEHSEFDIDLEEFSDEIEEWIIDELKRIGCDTARSVLELTSEELVRRSDLEVETVEDVRKILQEEFDKE; translated from the coding sequence ATGGCTAGTATTAATCTTATTGAGTCATTTGCCGAGTTCAAGGAGGCCGAGAACATTGACCGTCCTACCCTGATGAAGGTGCTGGAAGATGTGTTCAAGACACTGCTGCGCAAAAAATATGGCTCCGATGAGAACTTTGACGTGATTGTAAATACTGAGAAAGGTGACCTGGAGATCCTCCGCCGCCGCACTATCGTTACAGATGGTGAGGTGGAAGACGACAATGCCCAGATCGCCTATTCAGAAGCGATTAAAATTGAGCCGGACTACCAGATAGGTGAGGACCTGTACGAAGAAGTGGAGATCCAGGACTTCGGCCGCCGCGCCATCCTGGCTGCCAAGCAGACGCTGAGCGCCCGCATTGGCGACCTGAAAAAGAACATCCTGGTAAAGAAATATGCCGATAAAGAAGGGGAGATCATCACCGGTGAAGTGTACCAGGTGTGGAAAAAAGAAGTTTTATTGCTCGATGATGAAGGGAATGAATTAATATTGCCTAAAGCGGAGCAGATTCCCACCGATTACTTCAAAAAAGGCGAGAATATCAAAGCCGTGGTGAAAAAAGTGGAGCTGAGAAATAATGCTCCCCTGATCCTCCTCTCCCGCACCAGCCCGCTTTTCCTGGCAAAACTGCTGGAAATAGAAGTACCCGAGATCTTTGATGGCCTGATCGTGATCAAAAAGATTGTACGCGAGCCCGGCGAACGCGCCAAGGTAGCAGTAGAATCCTATGACGACCGTATAGATCCCGTAGGCGCCTGCGTAGGGATGAAAGGTAGCCGCATTCACGGCATTGTGCGTGAACTGCGCAATGAAAACATTGACATCATCAACTATACTGCAAATATTCAACTGCTTATTCAACGCGCCCTCACTCCGGCGCGCATCAGCCGCATGGATATTGACCAGGAACGCAAATATGCTTCTGTGTTCCTCATGCCGGACCAGGTATCACTGGCCATTGGCAAAAAGGGCGTGAACATTAAGCTGGCCTGCGAATTGACAGGATTCGAGATCGATGTGTTCCGTGAAGAAGAACAAGAACATTCCGAATTTGATATTGACCTGGAAGAGTTTTCCGACGAAATCGAAGAGTGGATCATCGATGAGCTCAAACGCATTGGTTGCGATACCGCCCGCAGCGTTCTGGAGCTCACCTCAGAGGAATTGGTTCGCCGTTCCGACCTGGAAGTAGAGACCGTAGAAGATGTGAGAAAGATTTTACAGGAAGAATTTGATAAAGAGTAA